A stretch of the Archangium violaceum genome encodes the following:
- a CDS encoding efflux RND transporter permease subunit gives MNLTELSVRRPITGVMVFLCLTILGVFTFSRLKLDMLPNIEFPMVAIITQYPGAGPDSIEQLVTRPIEEAMASVENVEDVNSTSQQGTSLVMVKFAWGTDMQTAEQDVRKNLELFAEDTLPDDITRSLTFAFDPALQPVVFLTVNAPGTPHSVRKLAEDMVEPYLARIEGVASAEVMGGTKREIQVRLEPEWLEAYGISAQQVVAALRGANVMIPGGQLQQGRQELNISTNAEFRSVEQVREVVVGQKNGQRVHLREVARVEDTFEEETAVVRADGRHAVMMAIRKQSDANTVQVARRVMKEMEALQKRLPEGVTLVRVFDQGLPITRALSNLSDSALLAILLTAAVLLAFLRSWRTSSIVLVSIPLSLLATFAVMDFQGVTMNIISMAGLALAVGMLVDNSIVVLENIFTHLGRGKSAKEAAIDGTKEMAMPIAASTLTTVAVFAPILFVPGLAGQLFRDMSLTICISLMASLLVALTLVPLMASLMALGAKQNRLEQWMARLTMWLDPLSERYARVLGRALRHRGKVLAGTLLVFIAIMSLTSLLGVDFMPKTDNGELRFSVKASPGTSLWTTDELFKQVETIVRAEVPEAEVVVSQFGGGEGIAALFGQNSYSGSVQIRLPPRSERERGQQEIENVLSEHFKGLAGLEVLPQQQGLAGAGGDVVVKVFGDDLMKVRAYGAQLKSRLEAMPEAANVTFSMEQGQPELKVELDREQIRLLGLAPADVASTVSTYFLGTTATMFREGGDEYRVFVRAPKEVREDVTRLRALPVATPLGVTVPLETVADIEQALGPTAIARENQRRLATINLTSASGVALGTLIQRVNETIAAQEEAPGISTMVAGTAEDLQDSFMALGLAFVVAVVLVYMVMASQFESLLEPFVILFSVPLAVAGVVLALVVSNTTMQVTALIGIILLAGVVVNNGIVLIDVLKTRRLEGEDLVMAAMEAGRSRLRPILMTTLTTVLGMVPLAFELGDGAEMWAPMARGVIGGMTVSTLLTLLVIPVAYVSLAGWVDRRQARKQAPVAEVAPAEELPQPASTTG, from the coding sequence GTGAATCTCACCGAACTGTCGGTCCGTCGCCCCATCACGGGGGTGATGGTGTTCCTGTGTCTGACCATCCTCGGGGTGTTCACCTTCAGCCGGCTGAAGCTGGACATGCTGCCGAACATCGAATTCCCCATGGTGGCCATCATCACCCAGTACCCGGGGGCGGGCCCGGACTCCATCGAGCAGCTCGTCACGCGCCCCATCGAGGAGGCGATGGCGTCGGTGGAGAACGTGGAGGACGTCAACTCCACCAGCCAGCAGGGCACCTCGCTGGTGATGGTGAAGTTCGCCTGGGGCACGGACATGCAGACGGCCGAGCAGGACGTCCGCAAGAACCTGGAGCTCTTCGCCGAGGACACGCTGCCCGACGACATCACGCGCTCGCTGACGTTCGCGTTCGATCCGGCGCTGCAGCCGGTGGTGTTCCTCACGGTGAACGCGCCCGGCACGCCGCACTCGGTGCGCAAGCTGGCCGAGGACATGGTGGAGCCCTACCTGGCGCGCATCGAGGGAGTGGCCTCCGCCGAGGTGATGGGCGGCACGAAGCGGGAGATCCAGGTGCGGCTCGAGCCCGAGTGGCTGGAGGCCTACGGCATCTCGGCGCAGCAGGTGGTGGCGGCGCTGCGGGGCGCCAACGTGATGATTCCGGGCGGGCAGCTGCAGCAGGGAAGGCAGGAGCTGAACATCTCCACCAACGCCGAGTTCCGCAGCGTGGAGCAGGTGCGTGAGGTGGTGGTGGGGCAGAAGAACGGGCAGCGGGTGCACCTGCGCGAGGTGGCGCGGGTGGAGGACACGTTCGAGGAGGAGACGGCGGTGGTCCGGGCGGATGGCCGGCACGCGGTGATGATGGCCATCCGCAAGCAGTCGGACGCGAACACGGTGCAGGTGGCGAGGCGGGTGATGAAGGAGATGGAGGCACTGCAGAAGCGGCTGCCCGAGGGCGTCACGTTGGTGCGGGTGTTCGATCAGGGCCTGCCCATCACCCGGGCCCTCTCCAACCTCTCCGACAGCGCGCTGCTGGCCATCCTCCTGACGGCGGCGGTGCTGCTGGCGTTCCTGCGCAGCTGGCGCACCAGCAGCATCGTGCTGGTGAGCATCCCCCTGTCGCTGCTGGCGACCTTCGCGGTGATGGACTTCCAGGGGGTGACGATGAACATCATCTCCATGGCGGGCCTGGCGCTGGCGGTGGGCATGCTGGTGGACAACTCCATCGTGGTGCTGGAGAACATCTTCACGCACCTGGGCCGGGGGAAGAGCGCGAAGGAGGCCGCCATCGACGGGACGAAGGAGATGGCCATGCCCATCGCCGCCTCGACGCTGACGACGGTGGCGGTGTTCGCGCCCATCCTCTTCGTGCCCGGGCTGGCCGGCCAGCTCTTCCGGGACATGAGCCTCACCATCTGCATCTCGCTGATGGCCTCGCTGCTGGTGGCGCTCACGCTGGTGCCACTGATGGCCAGCCTGATGGCGCTGGGCGCGAAACAGAACCGGCTGGAGCAGTGGATGGCCCGGCTCACCATGTGGTTGGACCCCCTCTCCGAGCGCTACGCGCGGGTGCTGGGCCGGGCGCTGCGGCACCGGGGAAAGGTGCTGGCGGGCACGCTGCTCGTCTTCATCGCCATCATGTCGCTGACGTCGCTGCTGGGCGTGGACTTCATGCCCAAGACGGACAACGGCGAGCTGCGCTTCTCGGTGAAGGCGAGCCCTGGCACGTCGCTGTGGACCACGGACGAGCTGTTCAAGCAGGTGGAGACCATCGTCCGCGCGGAGGTCCCCGAGGCGGAGGTGGTTGTCTCCCAGTTCGGTGGGGGCGAGGGCATCGCGGCGCTCTTCGGGCAGAACTCGTACTCGGGCAGCGTGCAGATACGCCTGCCGCCGCGCTCCGAGCGCGAGCGCGGCCAGCAGGAAATCGAGAACGTGCTGAGCGAGCACTTCAAGGGGCTGGCGGGGTTGGAGGTCCTGCCGCAGCAGCAGGGCCTCGCGGGAGCGGGCGGCGACGTGGTGGTGAAGGTGTTCGGCGACGACCTGATGAAGGTGCGAGCCTATGGCGCGCAGCTGAAGAGCCGGCTGGAGGCGATGCCCGAGGCGGCGAACGTGACGTTCTCGATGGAGCAGGGCCAGCCGGAGCTGAAGGTGGAGCTGGACCGGGAGCAGATCCGGCTGCTGGGACTCGCGCCTGCGGACGTGGCGTCCACGGTGTCCACGTACTTCCTGGGGACGACGGCCACCATGTTCCGCGAGGGCGGTGACGAGTACCGCGTCTTCGTACGGGCGCCCAAGGAGGTGCGCGAGGACGTGACCCGGCTGCGGGCGCTGCCGGTGGCGACGCCCCTGGGCGTCACGGTGCCGCTGGAGACGGTGGCGGACATCGAGCAGGCGCTGGGGCCCACGGCCATCGCCCGGGAGAACCAGCGGCGGCTGGCCACCATCAATCTGACGTCGGCCAGCGGCGTGGCGCTCGGCACGCTCATCCAGCGGGTGAACGAGACCATCGCCGCACAGGAGGAAGCGCCCGGAATCTCCACGATGGTGGCGGGCACGGCGGAGGATCTCCAGGACTCCTTCATGGCGCTGGGCCTGGCCTTCGTGGTGGCGGTGGTGCTCGTCTACATGGTGATGGCCAGCCAGTTCGAGTCGCTGCTGGAGCCCTTCGTCATCCTGTTCTCGGTGCCGCTGGCCGTGGCGGGTGTGGTGCTGGCGCTGGTGGTCAGCAACACGACGATGCAGGTGACGGCACTCATCGGCATCATCCTGTTGGCGGGCGTGGTGGTGAACAACGGCATCGTGCTCATCGACGTGCTGAAGACGCGGCGCCTGGAGGGAGAGGACCTGGTGATGGCGGCGATGGAGGCGGGCCGGAGCCGGTTGCGCCCCATCCTGATGACGACGCTCACCACGGTGCTGGGCATGGTGCCGCTGGCCTTCGAGCTGGGAGACGGCGCGGAGATGTGGGCGCCCATGGCCCGCGGGGTCATCGGCGGCATGACCGTCTCCACGCTGCTGACCCTGCTGGTCATCCCCGTGGCCTACGTGTCGCTGGCGGGCTGGGTGGATCGCCGGCAGGCGCGCAAGCAGGCGCCGGTCGCGGAGGTTGCTCCCGCGGAGGAATTGCCGCAGCCCGCGTCCACCACGGGGTAG
- a CDS encoding formate/nitrite transporter family protein, with translation MRNTETPTPSLNTVTWKVAPDHELRHLRTIHPSREELEALRQSLGLHQSLLHQLQDMDFAPGAVEFPRQLLVRLNVPELNEEGTLRWDRLDVVLTDDAVLTAAPRSLRSVEQARARFLHHDAPGGTDRFLAALAEELVDGFDAIWKTLRKELEGMEAPGPRASASAMVAVGKAQTEMTELLRGLQAARECLAQLAYRGFQRIGKVAAAELLASHDRLKGMANLVEQVLERISGLTRETSTPSEELSAESPEVVENAIALGERRLHRMTLAHSMTALIGGLAVSFGAVAMAWTAGPWSHVMEHHQVHLLGSLAFPIGFIILLVGKGELFTENFFVPVTGVMSGRGKVRDLLVLWGSTLAFNLVGAVVFAFLVSRPGVMADGAKHFLVQLAHDKVFVPWSTAFMKAVFAGWLMTTLTWLLLAARGQGSRLFIIWIMGFLIAAGHFNHVVISAAEVFMAMGLGAPVSVRQWAWMNFLPALLGNLVGGLVFVTLLGYVQAHSLRRSERRMNDVFRRRGTQH, from the coding sequence GTGCGAAATACCGAGACACCCACGCCCTCCCTGAACACGGTGACCTGGAAGGTGGCGCCCGACCATGAGCTGCGCCACCTGCGCACCATCCACCCCTCCCGTGAGGAGCTTGAAGCACTCCGGCAGTCGCTCGGCCTCCATCAGAGCCTGCTGCACCAGCTCCAGGACATGGACTTCGCGCCCGGGGCCGTCGAGTTCCCGCGCCAGCTCCTCGTCCGGCTCAACGTCCCGGAGCTCAACGAGGAGGGAACCCTGCGGTGGGACCGGCTGGACGTGGTGCTCACCGACGACGCCGTGCTCACCGCGGCGCCACGTTCCCTCCGGTCCGTGGAACAGGCCCGCGCACGCTTCCTCCACCACGACGCTCCCGGGGGGACGGATCGCTTCCTGGCGGCGCTCGCAGAGGAGCTCGTGGACGGCTTCGACGCGATATGGAAAACCCTCCGGAAGGAGCTGGAGGGGATGGAGGCACCGGGCCCACGCGCCTCCGCCAGCGCCATGGTCGCGGTGGGCAAGGCCCAGACGGAGATGACCGAGCTGCTGCGCGGCCTCCAGGCGGCCCGCGAGTGTCTGGCGCAGCTCGCGTACCGAGGCTTCCAGCGCATCGGGAAGGTGGCCGCCGCCGAGCTGCTCGCCTCGCACGACCGGCTCAAGGGAATGGCGAACCTCGTGGAGCAGGTCCTCGAGCGCATCTCCGGATTGACCAGGGAGACCTCGACTCCGAGCGAGGAGCTGAGCGCCGAGTCACCGGAGGTCGTCGAGAACGCCATCGCGCTCGGCGAGCGGCGGCTCCATCGGATGACGCTGGCCCACTCGATGACGGCGCTCATTGGCGGACTGGCCGTGAGCTTCGGCGCGGTGGCCATGGCCTGGACGGCCGGACCGTGGAGCCACGTGATGGAGCACCATCAGGTGCACCTGCTGGGCTCGCTCGCCTTCCCCATCGGCTTCATCATCCTCCTCGTGGGCAAGGGCGAGCTGTTCACCGAGAACTTCTTCGTCCCGGTCACCGGGGTGATGAGTGGCCGGGGGAAGGTCCGCGACCTGCTCGTGTTGTGGGGCTCCACGCTGGCCTTCAACCTCGTGGGCGCGGTGGTGTTCGCGTTCCTCGTCTCGCGCCCGGGCGTCATGGCGGACGGCGCGAAACACTTCCTCGTGCAGCTCGCGCACGACAAGGTCTTCGTGCCCTGGTCCACGGCCTTCATGAAGGCCGTCTTCGCGGGGTGGCTGATGACGACGCTCACGTGGCTGTTGCTCGCGGCGCGCGGACAGGGCTCGCGGCTGTTCATCATCTGGATCATGGGCTTCCTCATCGCGGCCGGACACTTCAACCACGTCGTCATCTCGGCGGCCGAGGTCTTCATGGCCATGGGCCTGGGCGCACCCGTGTCGGTGCGTCAGTGGGCGTGGATGAACTTCCTGCCCGCGCTGCTGGGCAACCTCGTGGGCGGCCTCGTCTTCGTGACACTGCTCGGCTACGTTCAGGCGCACTCGCTGCGGCGCAGCGAGCGGCGGATGAACGACGTCTTCCGCCGGCGTGGGACGCAGCACTGA
- the gloA2 gene encoding SMU1112c/YaeR family gloxylase I-like metalloprotein, translating into MKPLFDSVHHVALICSDYARSKAFYTEILGLPIIREVHRVERSSFKLDLQVGPGVQLELFSFPHPPPRPTRPEACGLRHLAFAVADIDPVIAHLRAHGIETEEVRVDPHTGQRFTFFRDPDDLPLEIYETERETIAA; encoded by the coding sequence ATGAAACCGCTGTTCGATTCGGTCCACCATGTCGCGCTCATCTGTTCGGACTATGCGCGCTCCAAGGCCTTCTACACGGAGATCCTGGGCCTGCCGATCATCCGGGAGGTCCATCGGGTCGAGCGGAGCTCCTTCAAGCTGGACCTGCAAGTGGGTCCAGGGGTTCAGCTCGAGCTGTTTTCCTTCCCCCATCCGCCGCCGCGACCCACCCGGCCCGAGGCCTGCGGTCTGCGCCATCTGGCCTTCGCGGTCGCCGACATCGACCCGGTCATCGCGCACCTGCGGGCGCACGGAATCGAAACGGAGGAGGTCCGCGTCGATCCGCATACCGGCCAGCGCTTCACCTTCTTCCGGGATCCGGATGATCTGCCTCTGGAAATCTACGAAACCGAGAGAGAGACCATCGCCGCTTGA